Within the Catalinimonas niigatensis genome, the region CCAGCTTTGGCTCAAAAGAGAGGCTACTGAAATCAGCAGCATTTCTTCTTATCTGTACGGTATGATAAGAAATCAGGTATTTAAAAGCCTGAGGGATGGTAAGATCGCGCAGTTTCACCTGGATCGTATCCATCAGATTACGTTTGTAAACCAAACGGAAGAAACCGTTAATTTACATCAGTTGCAGGAAATCTATGAAGCCAGCCTGGCCACTTTACCTGCCCGATGTCGCGAGGTGTTCCATCTGAGCAGAAACGAACATATGTCTGTTAAAGAAATTGCGCTTCAAATGGAGATATCTCCCAAAACCGTTGAGAACCAAATTACCAAAGCCCTGAAGTTATTAAGGGTCGCTTTCCGTGAGGTGGTGATGCTCGGTCTGCTGTTTTTTTCCTGAGAGGGTTTTATTCTGTGTAGATCAGTATCTGTCTATGCTTAGTGTATAGAGATGAAATCATCCGCAAGAAGCCTTATTATAAAATATATGGCTGAAATTTTTTCCCGTTTGCAATAGGAGAATCCTTCGGTAAATGGTACTTAGCAATATGACATTAAGCGGTTTAAATGACATTCGCATGATTTTTCGCCCTTTATTTCTTCAGTATACTAGTATGATCATGGCTTGCGCCTT harbors:
- a CDS encoding RNA polymerase sigma-70 factor; protein product: MKSEGLSEHSDGKLWDLVRQNDRVAFEEIYRRYWSKIYYAAYKVLKEQEISSDLTQEVFTQLWLKREATEISSISSYLYGMIRNQVFKSLRDGKIAQFHLDRIHQITFVNQTEETVNLHQLQEIYEASLATLPARCREVFHLSRNEHMSVKEIALQMEISPKTVENQITKALKLLRVAFREVVMLGLLFFS